In a single window of the Terriglobus roseus genome:
- a CDS encoding carboxylesterase/lipase family protein: MSVAPPTGEAVTGNGVEIALGIPYAQPPVGTLRFSAPVPVREGTPSLHKLPPPAMQSGRAGCSEDCLYLNVYAPDLATQGAGPFPVYVWIHGGGFTGGSPNDVNGSVFAKQGIVCITVAYRLGIFGFLDWSPLLGPDYGDSANNAVRDLILALKWVQKNVRAYGGDPSRVTIGGESAGAKLVASLMAIEEAKPLFRSMISESGGGERILDTATSAHVTEAFAAQLKDRTPGGIQAANAAALLQAQVAMTDAWPANFPLRTEADGALLPHRILPAIAAGNTSGKRLLIGTNRDENALYLGEHAAEPIKQQRLANATEAEFNAQLARYRKLYPTMSTADINIRALTAEEYWVPSIRVAQAHAKGGGSTWFYRLDEAAATGPHKGLSYHSYDLGYVWETLSAAEPPSAHVLERQMHDAWVAFIKGEPPAASGLPPWPKWDPQQRPTMLFNRTSTVERQPFESELRLWDNFRFE, translated from the coding sequence ATGTCTGTGGCGCCCCCTACTGGAGAGGCTGTCACGGGCAATGGAGTAGAGATCGCGCTCGGCATTCCCTACGCGCAACCGCCCGTGGGCACACTGCGTTTTAGCGCGCCCGTTCCGGTGCGCGAAGGCACTCCCAGCCTCCACAAGTTGCCTCCACCTGCCATGCAGTCGGGTCGAGCTGGCTGTAGCGAAGATTGCTTGTATCTGAACGTCTATGCACCGGATCTGGCTACGCAGGGGGCGGGACCATTCCCAGTGTATGTATGGATTCATGGAGGCGGCTTCACTGGCGGAAGTCCGAACGACGTTAATGGAAGTGTCTTCGCGAAACAGGGCATTGTCTGCATTACTGTGGCGTATCGTCTCGGTATCTTCGGCTTTCTGGACTGGTCGCCGCTGCTCGGGCCCGATTATGGAGACAGCGCAAACAATGCAGTTCGCGACCTCATCCTTGCCCTGAAATGGGTGCAGAAGAATGTCCGTGCCTATGGTGGCGATCCATCGCGAGTCACCATTGGTGGCGAGTCTGCCGGGGCCAAGCTGGTGGCATCGTTGATGGCCATCGAAGAGGCGAAGCCTTTGTTCCGTAGCATGATCAGCGAGAGTGGCGGCGGCGAACGAATTCTGGACACGGCTACGTCGGCCCATGTGACGGAGGCCTTTGCGGCGCAGCTGAAGGACCGCACGCCGGGCGGCATCCAGGCCGCCAACGCAGCAGCGCTGCTCCAGGCGCAGGTAGCCATGACCGATGCGTGGCCCGCCAATTTTCCCCTGCGTACCGAAGCAGATGGGGCGCTCCTGCCGCATCGCATTTTGCCCGCAATCGCGGCGGGGAACACCAGCGGCAAGCGGCTCCTGATCGGTACCAACCGTGACGAGAATGCGCTCTATCTTGGCGAACATGCGGCCGAGCCAATCAAGCAACAGCGTCTGGCGAATGCTACCGAGGCGGAGTTCAACGCGCAGCTTGCGCGCTATCGCAAGCTGTACCCAACGATGTCGACGGCCGACATCAACATCCGCGCGTTGACCGCGGAAGAGTACTGGGTGCCCAGCATCCGTGTGGCGCAGGCGCATGCCAAAGGTGGAGGGTCTACCTGGTTCTATCGGCTCGACGAGGCTGCGGCCACTGGACCGCACAAGGGTCTGAGCTATCACTCCTACGATCTGGGTTACGTGTGGGAGACGCTCTCCGCAGCCGAACCGCCCTCCGCGCATGTGCTGGAACGGCAGATGCACGACGCCTGGGTGGCATTCATTAAGGGCGAGCCGCCTGCTGCAAGCGGACTTCCTCCGTGGCCGAAATGGGATCCGCAACAGCGTCCGACCATGCTGTTCAACAGAACCAGCACGGTCGAGCGGCAGCCTTTCGAGTCCGAACTGCGACTGTGGGACAACTTCAGGTTCGAGTAG
- a CDS encoding GMC oxidoreductase, with product MAQKKVDVLIIGSGHTGGMAAKILTEKGIACTMLDAGPMLNFEKYRELKPASQLPFRGLGTPGRNPHIYQSSEFNENQWVDEKVIPYSHPADQVYNWVRVRSVGGRSPFWGRQSFRHSDYEFKSKDHDGFGENWPISYKDLAPYYDRVEEIFRVTGSTEHLPQYPDGKFIEDKAPWSGAMQRFVDAGKKHGVPVTKPRSSQGRDGLASSLNLLLPDAVQTGKLTTIPNAIVRQITVDKNTGLADGVVFVDRHSHREMTLKARVIIVAAGTLETTKLLMASEICNSSGALGHYLTDQIYGAGIICSVPEARDGKSRGITGGGALIPGFRNLETKTDGFLRRYAVNVSCSNGPFDARALPYYGAELDSKLASYNGSSFSTNIMGETLGHYENHVTLNKQVLDAWGMPTLNISTKYTSNETNMTKDYIDTMATMATDAGFDILVKNYEFNPPGFSIHEQGTARMSADPKKGVVNQWNQTHDMKNVFITDASVFVSAGWQNPTITMCTLAMRASEYLAEEMRKGNV from the coding sequence ATGGCACAAAAGAAGGTTGACGTCCTCATCATCGGCTCCGGTCACACCGGCGGCATGGCTGCGAAGATCCTCACGGAGAAGGGCATCGCATGCACCATGCTCGATGCCGGTCCGATGCTGAACTTTGAGAAGTATCGCGAACTGAAGCCTGCGTCGCAGCTGCCCTTCCGCGGCCTCGGCACGCCTGGCCGCAATCCGCATATCTACCAGTCCAGCGAGTTCAACGAGAACCAGTGGGTGGACGAGAAGGTCATTCCGTACTCGCATCCGGCAGACCAGGTCTACAACTGGGTCCGTGTGCGCAGTGTCGGTGGCCGGTCACCCTTCTGGGGCCGCCAGTCGTTCCGGCACAGTGACTACGAGTTCAAGAGCAAGGACCACGACGGCTTCGGTGAGAACTGGCCGATCTCCTACAAGGATCTGGCACCTTACTACGACCGCGTGGAGGAGATCTTCCGCGTTACCGGATCGACCGAACACCTGCCGCAGTATCCGGACGGCAAGTTCATCGAGGACAAGGCTCCGTGGTCCGGCGCGATGCAGCGCTTTGTGGATGCCGGCAAGAAGCACGGTGTTCCTGTCACCAAGCCACGCTCCTCGCAGGGCCGCGACGGCCTGGCGTCGTCACTGAACCTGCTGCTGCCGGACGCTGTGCAGACAGGCAAACTCACCACGATCCCGAATGCCATCGTGCGGCAGATCACCGTGGACAAGAACACCGGCCTCGCAGACGGTGTGGTCTTCGTGGACCGTCACTCACACCGCGAGATGACGCTGAAGGCTCGCGTGATCATCGTTGCAGCCGGCACGCTGGAGACGACCAAGCTCCTGATGGCTTCCGAGATCTGCAACTCCAGCGGTGCGCTGGGCCACTACCTGACCGACCAGATCTACGGCGCAGGCATCATCTGCAGTGTGCCGGAAGCACGCGACGGCAAGAGCCGCGGCATCACCGGCGGCGGAGCCCTTATCCCAGGCTTCCGGAACCTCGAGACCAAGACGGACGGTTTCCTGCGCCGCTACGCAGTGAATGTTTCCTGCAGCAACGGTCCGTTCGACGCGCGTGCGCTGCCTTACTACGGTGCGGAGCTGGACAGCAAGCTGGCGAGCTACAACGGCAGCAGCTTCTCGACCAACATCATGGGCGAGACGCTCGGTCACTATGAGAACCACGTCACGCTGAACAAGCAGGTGCTGGACGCGTGGGGCATGCCGACGTTGAACATCTCCACGAAGTACACGAGCAACGAGACCAACATGACGAAGGACTACATCGACACCATGGCCACCATGGCGACCGATGCGGGCTTCGACATCCTGGTGAAGAACTACGAGTTCAACCCGCCGGGCTTCTCCATCCATGAGCAGGGCACCGCTCGTATGAGCGCGGACCCGAAGAAGGGTGTCGTCAACCAGTGGAACCAGACGCACGACATGAAGAACGTCTTCATTACGGACGCCAGCGTCTTCGTCAGTGCAGGCTGGCAGAACCCGACGATCACCATGTGTACGCTGGCGATGCGTGCGTCGGAGTATCTGGCGGAAGAGATGCGTAAGGGGAATGTGTAG
- a CDS encoding gluconate 2-dehydrogenase subunit 3 family protein, with translation MKRRDFVKGLAVATATAGTALGQQKTPPQAQNPAPAANATDQGTMAVNPAAASSPAAQQRVRQLGEFHTPNIPLSQPDVVATTETRYFTPVRYATLVHLCEILMPASSDYPSAVKAGAPEFLDFYLGAAPADQQKMYNDGLDRLNADTMKQFKVAFAKADPKQADAVIRPHLKGWMNDHPPREVHVRFVNLAHRDIRTVTMNSTAWAMAADAAGERTPGVGLYWSPIDPGIDTWVKHGVAQATPTTKHAHS, from the coding sequence ATGAAGAGGCGTGACTTTGTGAAGGGGCTGGCCGTCGCGACGGCAACAGCCGGAACTGCACTCGGCCAACAGAAGACACCACCGCAGGCGCAGAATCCCGCGCCGGCAGCCAATGCGACCGACCAGGGAACCATGGCGGTGAATCCCGCCGCCGCATCCAGTCCTGCGGCACAGCAGCGTGTGCGGCAGCTTGGCGAGTTCCACACACCGAATATTCCTCTCTCGCAACCGGATGTCGTTGCCACCACCGAGACGCGTTACTTCACGCCGGTGCGCTACGCCACTCTTGTGCATCTGTGCGAGATCCTCATGCCTGCCAGCAGCGACTATCCCAGTGCTGTGAAGGCAGGCGCTCCGGAGTTCCTGGATTTCTATCTCGGTGCTGCTCCAGCCGACCAGCAGAAGATGTACAACGACGGACTCGACCGGCTGAACGCTGACACCATGAAGCAGTTCAAGGTCGCCTTCGCCAAGGCCGATCCGAAGCAGGCAGACGCTGTGATCCGTCCTCATCTGAAGGGCTGGATGAACGATCATCCGCCGCGTGAAGTGCACGTGCGCTTCGTCAACCTGGCGCATCGCGACATTCGCACCGTTACGATGAACTCGACTGCGTGGGCCATGGCGGCTGACGCTGCCGGTGAGCGCACGCCCGGTGTTGGCCTGTATTGGAGCCCTATCGATCCGGGCATCGACACTTGGGTCAAGCACGGTGTTGCACAGGCTACGCCGACCACGAAGCACGCTCACAGCTAA
- the katG gene encoding catalase/peroxidase HPI, with protein MASDQTEFTAEAKSEPNAQVANQAACPFDHKAAGNGAAPSTAAQKHAAMSNRDWWPNHLRLDLLHQHSRLSNPMAEEFNYAEEFKKLDYWGLKKDLAAVMTDSQDWWPADFGHYGPLMIRMAWHSAGTYRTFDGRGGGGRGQQRFAPLNSWPDNVNLDRARRLLWPVKQKYGKKISWADLLILAGNVALETMGFKTFGFAGGRPDVWEPDMDVNWGAENTWMGTDKRFSGDRELDPAHATTTMGLIYVNPEGPEGKPDPAGAARDIRVTFGRMAMNDEETVALIAGGHTFGKTHGAGAGHHLAHDPEGAPIENQGIGWSSAYKTGIAGDAITSGLEVTWTTKPREWSNEYFEHLFKYEWELTESPGGAKQWKPVGDQGANTVPDAHDPSKKHQPGMLTTDIALRIDPIYEKISRDFFEHPDKFADAFARAWFKLTHRDMGPKARYMGPEVPKEDLIWQDPIPVPNYTPIDEADIKALKEKVLTSGLTIPELVSTAWASASSFRGSDKRGGANGARVRLSPQKDWKVNQPEQLARVLAKLQQIQGEFNGSATGGKKLSIADLIILAGAAAIEKAAKDAGIAVTVPFTPGRTDATQEQTDAESFAPLEPKVDGFRSFGYNYPEPAEVALLDKAQLLRLTAPELTVLIGGLRVLNANHEGTNFGVFTDRPGTLTNDFFVNLLDMKYVWKALDEGKNTFEGSERKSGQAKWKATRADLVFGSNAQLRSLSEVYACSDSHEKFVKDFVEVWHKVMNLDRFDIIHTV; from the coding sequence ATGGCGAGCGACCAGACCGAATTCACGGCCGAAGCAAAGTCCGAACCGAACGCTCAGGTAGCCAATCAGGCTGCCTGCCCGTTTGACCACAAGGCGGCAGGCAACGGAGCAGCACCCAGCACCGCAGCACAGAAACATGCAGCCATGAGCAACCGCGACTGGTGGCCGAACCACCTTCGCCTCGATCTGCTGCATCAGCATTCGCGCCTGTCGAACCCTATGGCTGAGGAGTTCAACTACGCCGAAGAGTTTAAGAAGCTGGATTACTGGGGCTTGAAGAAAGACCTGGCCGCCGTCATGACGGACTCGCAGGACTGGTGGCCCGCAGACTTCGGCCACTACGGTCCATTGATGATCCGCATGGCCTGGCACTCGGCCGGAACCTACCGCACCTTCGACGGTCGCGGCGGTGGCGGACGCGGTCAGCAGCGATTCGCTCCGTTGAATAGCTGGCCTGATAACGTGAACCTCGACCGCGCCCGTCGTCTGCTTTGGCCTGTTAAACAGAAGTACGGGAAGAAGATTTCCTGGGCGGACCTGCTGATTCTGGCTGGCAACGTCGCGCTTGAAACCATGGGCTTCAAGACGTTTGGCTTCGCCGGTGGACGTCCCGATGTCTGGGAGCCGGACATGGATGTGAACTGGGGTGCAGAGAACACCTGGATGGGCACAGACAAGCGCTTCTCGGGCGACCGTGAACTGGATCCGGCGCATGCTACCACCACCATGGGCCTGATCTATGTGAACCCGGAAGGCCCCGAGGGTAAGCCGGATCCCGCTGGCGCTGCGCGTGATATCCGCGTGACGTTTGGCCGCATGGCCATGAACGATGAAGAAACCGTCGCGCTGATCGCCGGCGGCCACACCTTCGGCAAGACGCACGGCGCGGGCGCGGGACACCACCTGGCGCACGATCCGGAAGGTGCGCCGATTGAGAACCAGGGCATTGGCTGGTCCAGCGCGTACAAAACCGGTATCGCCGGCGACGCCATTACCAGCGGCCTGGAAGTCACCTGGACCACCAAGCCCCGCGAATGGTCGAATGAGTATTTCGAGCACCTGTTCAAATACGAGTGGGAGCTGACGGAGAGCCCGGGCGGCGCAAAGCAGTGGAAGCCCGTGGGCGACCAGGGCGCGAACACCGTTCCTGATGCGCACGACCCCTCCAAGAAGCATCAGCCCGGTATGCTGACGACGGACATCGCTCTGCGCATCGATCCGATCTACGAGAAGATCTCGCGCGACTTCTTCGAGCATCCTGACAAGTTTGCCGATGCGTTTGCGCGCGCGTGGTTCAAGCTGACTCACCGCGACATGGGACCGAAAGCCCGCTACATGGGTCCTGAAGTTCCCAAGGAAGACCTGATCTGGCAGGACCCGATTCCCGTGCCCAACTACACGCCGATCGACGAGGCGGATATCAAGGCACTGAAGGAGAAAGTTCTAACCTCGGGCCTCACGATCCCTGAACTCGTCTCAACAGCATGGGCTTCCGCATCGAGCTTCCGTGGTTCCGACAAGCGCGGTGGTGCGAACGGCGCACGTGTTCGCCTTTCTCCACAGAAGGACTGGAAGGTCAATCAGCCGGAGCAACTGGCCCGCGTCCTCGCAAAGCTGCAGCAGATTCAAGGCGAGTTCAACGGCTCCGCTACCGGTGGCAAGAAGCTCTCCATCGCCGACCTCATCATTCTCGCGGGTGCAGCGGCTATCGAGAAGGCAGCGAAGGATGCGGGCATTGCAGTGACGGTGCCGTTTACGCCTGGCCGCACAGATGCGACGCAGGAACAGACGGACGCAGAGTCCTTCGCCCCGCTGGAGCCCAAGGTCGATGGCTTCCGTTCGTTCGGCTACAACTATCCGGAGCCAGCTGAGGTTGCGCTGCTGGACAAGGCGCAGCTCCTGCGTCTGACAGCGCCGGAACTCACGGTGCTGATCGGCGGCCTGCGCGTGCTGAACGCGAACCATGAAGGGACGAACTTTGGTGTCTTCACCGATCGTCCCGGAACGCTGACAAATGACTTCTTCGTGAATCTGCTGGACATGAAGTACGTCTGGAAGGCGCTCGACGAAGGCAAGAACACTTTCGAAGGCAGCGAACGCAAGTCGGGCCAGGCGAAGTGGAAGGCAACACGCGCCGACTTAGTCTTTGGCTCGAACGCGCAGCTCCGTTCGTTGTCTGAGGTTTACGCCTGCTCAGACTCGCATGAGAAGTTCGTAAAGGATTTCGTCGAGGTCTGGCACAAGGTCATGAACCTCGACCGCTTCGACATCATCCACACCGTCTAA
- a CDS encoding LysR family transcriptional regulator has product MEVHQLRYVCAVAETGSFSRAAERCQVAQPSLSQQVMKIEEELGTKLFDRLGRGVRLSESGRAFLPHARAVLERLDLARASVASNNDGVSGSVTLGAIPTIAPYLVPGYTSSFTKQYPDARLRIVEDTTPVLIEGLRDLSIDFALLALPLRHKDLDLHPIRTEPLFAVLPRTHALAKSESLSLAELRGESFVMLRDGHCFRDLSLSICGSARVNPNIAFESGQFSSVLGMVGAGIGLSLVPEMAVEPTASCRFVLIRDSNAVRTIVLASLRGRNFNTVQQALATWMEPKAETRPNRRPSSGATERQSCETSAHP; this is encoded by the coding sequence ATGGAAGTTCACCAGCTGCGCTACGTGTGTGCCGTAGCCGAAACCGGCAGTTTCAGCCGCGCTGCGGAGCGTTGCCAGGTCGCACAACCCTCGCTCTCCCAACAGGTGATGAAGATCGAGGAGGAACTGGGTACGAAGCTGTTTGATCGACTCGGGAGAGGTGTCCGTCTCTCGGAATCAGGGCGCGCTTTCTTACCCCACGCGCGCGCCGTGCTTGAGCGGCTTGACCTCGCACGTGCCAGCGTCGCTTCGAACAACGACGGCGTCTCTGGCAGCGTCACGCTCGGGGCGATCCCGACGATCGCGCCCTACCTCGTCCCTGGCTATACGTCATCGTTCACTAAGCAGTATCCCGACGCCCGTCTGAGGATCGTGGAAGACACCACGCCGGTGCTGATCGAAGGCTTGCGCGATCTGTCGATTGACTTTGCGCTGCTTGCGTTGCCGCTTCGTCACAAGGATCTCGATCTGCATCCGATACGAACGGAACCCCTGTTCGCAGTGCTGCCGCGTACGCACGCACTGGCAAAGAGCGAGTCGCTCTCGCTCGCGGAGCTTCGCGGCGAATCGTTCGTTATGCTGCGCGATGGCCATTGCTTCCGCGACCTGAGCCTCAGCATCTGCGGCAGTGCACGTGTGAATCCAAACATTGCCTTTGAGAGCGGTCAGTTCAGCAGTGTTCTGGGCATGGTCGGCGCAGGCATCGGCTTGTCGCTGGTGCCGGAGATGGCCGTTGAGCCGACCGCATCGTGCCGCTTCGTCCTCATTCGGGACAGCAACGCGGTCCGGACGATCGTCCTCGCCTCGTTACGAGGCAGGAACTTCAACACTGTGCAGCAGGCGCTTGCAACTTGGATGGAACCGAAAGCAGAGACGCGTCCAAACCGACGTCCGAGCAGCGGAGCAACTGAGAGACAGTCCTGCGAGACTTCGGCACATCCGTAA
- a CDS encoding glycoside hydrolase family 43 protein, producing the protein MTLRTMVALTLGLFAGSMTAQQRRVPFTNPILFSDYSDPDVIRDGSHYYLVASTFSYVPGLPILESTDLVHWKIIAHAVNRLDMSPIYDFKDPDPKVGANGYGKGIWAPAIRKHGGLFYIYFPTPTEGIYVTTAKKITGPWSEPVAVLQEPKLEDPCPFWDDDGQAYLIHSRTGAGPLILHKMSPDGMTLLDDGKEILRDPVNLKTLEGPKLYKRNGWYYIFAPFGGVSTGAQVVLRSRNIYGPYERKVVLAQGSTDINGPHQGGWVETPEGDGWFMHFQSRGAHGRIVRLEPVRWEDDWPVMGNNGEPVVAGDVLVKNVPPSAVKPQTSDEFHSAVLGQQWEWNHNPVPGWSLSARPGFLRLKPLPATDLLTAYNTLTQQMQDESFTFTTEASVSRMSDGVHAGLAMLEKSWSGLEVVQDGGKRTLRYTSTTNHVDGPEVRDATLQLRLEVSKDEVQYSYSMDGGAHFIVLGPKTKITFSWWKGSRPALFAYTTGTDKGAGAVDFNWAHYLPK; encoded by the coding sequence ATGACACTTCGTACCATGGTGGCCCTCACCCTTGGACTTTTCGCTGGCTCTATGACGGCGCAGCAGCGCAGGGTCCCGTTTACGAATCCGATTCTGTTCTCCGACTATTCGGATCCAGACGTGATTCGCGACGGCAGTCACTACTACCTTGTGGCTTCGACGTTCTCGTACGTGCCCGGTCTGCCCATTCTGGAGTCGACCGACCTGGTGCACTGGAAGATCATCGCGCATGCGGTGAACCGGCTGGACATGAGCCCGATCTACGACTTCAAGGACCCCGACCCGAAGGTTGGCGCAAACGGCTACGGCAAAGGCATCTGGGCCCCTGCCATCCGCAAACATGGCGGTCTGTTCTACATCTACTTTCCGACGCCGACCGAGGGTATCTATGTCACGACGGCAAAGAAGATCACTGGTCCGTGGTCAGAGCCGGTTGCAGTCCTTCAGGAACCAAAACTCGAAGACCCGTGCCCTTTCTGGGATGACGACGGCCAGGCTTACTTAATCCACTCACGCACGGGCGCCGGTCCGCTGATCCTGCACAAAATGTCTCCAGATGGCATGACGCTTCTTGACGACGGCAAAGAGATCCTCCGCGACCCAGTGAACCTGAAAACGCTGGAGGGCCCGAAGCTCTATAAGCGCAACGGCTGGTACTACATCTTCGCTCCATTCGGCGGCGTCTCGACCGGAGCGCAAGTGGTGCTGCGGTCGAGGAACATCTACGGTCCGTACGAACGGAAGGTGGTGCTGGCGCAGGGCAGCACGGACATCAACGGCCCGCACCAGGGCGGTTGGGTCGAGACTCCGGAGGGTGATGGCTGGTTCATGCACTTCCAGTCGCGCGGCGCACACGGACGCATCGTTCGCCTGGAGCCGGTGCGCTGGGAAGATGACTGGCCAGTGATGGGCAACAACGGTGAACCGGTTGTGGCGGGTGATGTTCTCGTGAAGAATGTGCCGCCTTCCGCAGTGAAGCCGCAAACCTCGGATGAGTTTCACAGTGCAGTGCTCGGACAGCAATGGGAGTGGAACCACAATCCTGTGCCGGGATGGTCGCTGAGTGCTCGGCCTGGCTTCCTGAGGCTGAAGCCACTGCCCGCAACGGATCTGCTGACCGCCTACAACACGCTGACGCAGCAGATGCAGGACGAGTCCTTCACCTTTACGACGGAAGCCAGCGTATCGCGCATGAGCGATGGTGTGCACGCTGGCCTGGCGATGCTTGAGAAATCCTGGAGTGGGTTAGAAGTCGTGCAGGACGGAGGCAAACGTACGCTGCGCTATACCAGCACAACAAATCACGTCGACGGGCCGGAAGTGCGTGATGCGACGTTGCAATTGCGGCTTGAGGTGAGCAAGGACGAGGTGCAGTATTCCTATTCAATGGACGGCGGCGCGCACTTCATAGTACTTGGGCCGAAGACGAAGATTACCTTCAGTTGGTGGAAGGGCTCGCGACCGGCACTGTTCGCCTACACAACAGGTACAGACAAGGGAGCGGGCGCAGTGGACTTCAACTGGGCACATTATCTGCCGAAGTAG
- a CDS encoding cupin domain-containing protein yields the protein MPPDGLKGKADFGDHTLGIYVHDGAPGTPESHDAKDDIFLIQSGSSDFRVGGTGVSMRSTGSGEKLGTDISGATTIHLVKGDVITIPAGMVHQYLTKPGEKITYLVIRRVKQEDTVPPQPQMEGMPVGVIHWPNGTPPEGLQHKANFGDHILYGYHREKSGAIEFHETQDDVFVVEKGEADFLVGGTGVGMRVSGKGEQQGTSIDGATRVHLTNGDVITIPANMPHQFVLTSGQQLDYFIIKIVKSQPQNP from the coding sequence ATGCCTCCAGACGGGCTCAAGGGAAAGGCGGACTTCGGCGATCACACACTTGGGATCTATGTTCACGATGGCGCGCCTGGAACACCGGAGTCGCACGACGCTAAGGACGACATCTTCCTGATACAGAGTGGATCGTCAGATTTTCGCGTAGGTGGCACCGGCGTTAGCATGCGTTCGACTGGGTCGGGAGAGAAGCTTGGCACCGACATCTCTGGCGCGACGACTATTCACCTGGTGAAGGGCGACGTCATCACAATCCCCGCCGGCATGGTCCACCAATACCTAACCAAACCCGGCGAGAAGATCACGTATCTGGTGATCAGACGGGTGAAACAAGAAGACACTGTCCCGCCGCAGCCGCAGATGGAGGGCATGCCGGTTGGCGTCATCCACTGGCCGAACGGCACGCCGCCAGAAGGCCTACAGCACAAGGCCAACTTCGGTGATCACATCCTCTACGGTTATCACCGCGAGAAGAGTGGCGCCATTGAATTTCACGAAACACAGGATGACGTCTTCGTTGTCGAGAAGGGCGAGGCCGATTTCCTGGTCGGCGGAACTGGCGTCGGTATGCGCGTTAGTGGCAAGGGCGAGCAGCAAGGGACGTCCATCGACGGCGCAACGCGTGTTCACCTGACGAATGGTGACGTCATTACGATCCCAGCGAATATGCCGCATCAGTTCGTGCTCACGTCCGGGCAGCAGCTCGATTACTTCATTATCAAGATCGTGAAGTCGCAGCCGCAGAACCCGTAA